The Morococcus cerebrosus sequence CCGAAGTGCTGGTCGATTTTTACAGCAAGCTGGAAGGCGAACACGCGCCGAAATACATCAAAGTTGACGGCACTCAGCCGGTAGAAGCCGTGAAAGCCGAAGTATTGGGCGCATTGGGCAAATAAATCGAAAAGGTCGTACCCACGGGCAGGCTTCGCACTCTGAAAACAGAAAATCAGGTTTTCAGACGACCTGTTTTTGACAAACAGCGTGTTGCAACCGAAAAATAATCATTCGGCGTCATTCCCGCGCAGGCGGGAATCCATTTCTGAATTTGGGCAATCGCTAGTTTAAATTTGATGAACTGAGTTTTATCAATGGATTCCCGCCTGCGCGGGAATGACGGCTGATGTGCCGGTTCAAATTCATCCGAAACAGTTTGTCGGGGGCTTGAGTCCGCGTAGGTCGGACATCAATGCCCGACCTACGGTTTGAATTTACGTTGTTATAGTGGATTAACAAAAATCAGGACAAGGCGACGAAGCCGCAGACAGTACAGATAGTACGGAACCGATTCACTTGGTGCTTCAGCACCTTAGAGAATCGTTCTCTTTGAGCTAAGGCGAAGCAACGCCGTACTGGTTTAAAGTTAATCCACTATACTGCGAAAAAGACGATAAAGGTCGTCTGAAAATCCGAAACGAAAACACCATGAATCCTTTAATCACCGACTTCCAAACTCCGCCACAACGCACCCCCGTCATCGTTGCCCTTGATTTTGCCAACGAAAAAGATACGCTCGGATTCGTCCGCAACCTTGATCCGACCTTGTGCCAAATCAAAATCGGCAAAGAGCTGTTTACCGCCACGGGACGCAGTTTGGCGGAAAGCCTGATTCATCAGGGTTTCAAACTCTTTCTCGATTTGAAATACCACGACATTCCCCACACCGTCGCGCAAGCCTGCAAAGTCGCCGCCGACATGGGCGTGTGGATGGTCGATATGCACGCATCGGGCGGCCGCCGCATGATGGAAGCCGCCGCCGAAGCCGTTGCCGGATACGGCACGAAGCCGCTCTTAATCGGCGTAACCGTGTTGACCAGCATGGAACAGAGCGATTTGGCGGAAATCGGTTTGAACATCGC is a genomic window containing:
- the pyrF gene encoding orotidine-5'-phosphate decarboxylase, translating into MNPLITDFQTPPQRTPVIVALDFANEKDTLGFVRNLDPTLCQIKIGKELFTATGRSLAESLIHQGFKLFLDLKYHDIPHTVAQACKVAADMGVWMVDMHASGGRRMMEAAAEAVAGYGTKPLLIGVTVLTSMEQSDLAEIGLNIAPEEQVIRLAKLAQSSGLDGVVCSAQEAAPLRRELGQDFVLVTPGIRLDVAGNNDDQRRIMTPAEALAAGSTYLVMGRPVTQAADPVAVLREVNRVANLEAN